One Dokdonia sp. Dokd-P16 genomic window carries:
- a CDS encoding M14 family zinc carboxypeptidase, protein MHRIYSFFVALFLTTLLTAQVQSPSEFLGYEIGTQFSRHSDVVRYFEHVAENSDLVTYQTYGKTNERRPLTYAVITTAANHNNLENIRKANLEQTGIASGNSGAADKAIVWLSYNVHGNEASSTEASMATLYELVTTKKDWLENTVVIIDPCVNPDGRDRYSNWFNQVASTPYDPAQVAAEHDEPWPGGRPNHYLFDLNRDWAWASQVESQQRLKVYNKWMPHVHVDFHEQGINSPYYFAPAAEPFNEIITDWQQEFQVEIGKNHARYFDKEGWLFFTGESFDLLYPSYGDTYPMFMGAIGMTYEQAGHGRAGLGIDTDQGFELTLVDRVAHHKTTGLSTIEISSANAGKLNTQFKDYFNTSGLKYKSYVLSGNLDNLKELATLLDRHEIKYGFSSNGKASGFSYISNGQGSMSYDMAMVVSTNQPKGKMVKALLEPDAKLSTPLTYDITAWSLPHAYGLNAVASTSLVTANAANPFTTNNSNLNANAAGYIAKWNSLEDAKLLAALLKEGIKVRFTEKPFANNGISYERGSLVITKSDNKGRTDFNEVVNTLSRKHNRTLNATNTSFSTSGPDFGSSSMKLINPPKIALLKGDGTSSLSYGATWYFFEQTLGYPATSIDTGNLGRINLEDFDVLVMPSGWYGSVLNDSTLDKVKDFVRGGGKVIAIANAVGSFAKKSGFNLKRNSNSSDEDDTSSDDNLIPYAERENASTTNFITGSIFKTKVDPTHPMAFGYDDTYYSLKLGSNSYSYLDKGFNVSYIPEEVTNVAGFAGDNAKAKLSKSLIFGEERMGRGSVIYMVDDPLFRAFWHNGKLFFANAIFLTNNGKYRL, encoded by the coding sequence ATGCACAGAATTTACAGCTTTTTTGTCGCCTTATTCCTCACAACATTACTCACTGCACAAGTACAATCTCCATCAGAATTTCTGGGCTACGAGATAGGAACACAGTTCTCACGCCACTCAGATGTGGTGCGTTACTTTGAGCATGTTGCGGAAAATAGTGACCTAGTAACGTATCAAACATATGGTAAAACAAATGAGCGCAGACCTCTTACTTATGCAGTTATCACAACAGCAGCAAATCACAACAATCTAGAAAACATACGTAAAGCAAATCTTGAGCAAACAGGTATTGCCTCTGGCAACTCTGGTGCGGCAGATAAGGCGATTGTATGGCTTTCTTATAACGTACATGGTAATGAAGCTTCCTCAACAGAGGCATCTATGGCTACCCTTTATGAGCTTGTTACTACAAAAAAAGATTGGCTTGAAAACACTGTGGTGATTATAGATCCCTGTGTAAATCCAGATGGACGTGATCGCTATTCAAACTGGTTTAACCAAGTGGCATCTACACCTTACGATCCAGCTCAAGTAGCTGCAGAGCATGATGAGCCGTGGCCAGGAGGAAGACCTAATCACTACCTTTTTGACCTAAACCGTGATTGGGCTTGGGCTTCTCAAGTAGAATCACAGCAACGATTAAAAGTTTACAATAAATGGATGCCGCATGTGCATGTAGACTTTCACGAGCAAGGCATTAATAGTCCTTATTACTTTGCTCCAGCAGCAGAGCCTTTTAATGAGATCATCACAGACTGGCAACAAGAATTCCAAGTAGAAATAGGAAAAAACCACGCTCGCTATTTTGATAAAGAAGGTTGGCTATTTTTTACCGGAGAGAGTTTTGACTTACTCTATCCATCATACGGAGATACGTACCCTATGTTTATGGGTGCAATAGGGATGACCTACGAGCAAGCCGGTCACGGTCGTGCAGGATTAGGAATAGATACAGATCAAGGTTTTGAACTTACACTTGTAGATCGTGTGGCACATCATAAAACCACAGGACTTTCTACTATAGAAATATCTTCTGCCAATGCTGGTAAACTCAACACCCAGTTTAAAGACTACTTTAATACAAGCGGCCTTAAATATAAAAGCTACGTACTTTCTGGAAATCTAGACAATCTTAAAGAACTTGCAACACTGCTAGACAGACACGAGATCAAATATGGCTTCTCATCAAACGGGAAAGCCTCAGGATTTTCTTATATCTCAAACGGTCAAGGAAGCATGAGTTATGACATGGCAATGGTCGTGAGTACTAATCAGCCAAAAGGTAAAATGGTAAAAGCGCTTCTTGAGCCAGATGCAAAACTGAGCACACCACTTACCTACGACATTACTGCCTGGAGTTTACCACACGCTTATGGACTTAATGCTGTAGCAAGCACATCACTAGTTACTGCAAATGCGGCAAATCCTTTTACTACAAACAACTCAAACCTGAATGCAAATGCAGCAGGTTATATCGCAAAGTGGAATAGCCTTGAAGATGCAAAGCTACTTGCTGCGCTATTAAAAGAAGGTATTAAAGTACGTTTTACAGAAAAGCCTTTTGCAAATAATGGTATCTCTTATGAGCGAGGATCGCTAGTAATTACAAAAAGTGATAACAAAGGACGTACAGATTTTAATGAGGTTGTAAATACGCTTTCGCGAAAGCATAACAGGACCCTTAATGCAACTAACACTTCATTTTCGACCTCCGGACCTGACTTTGGATCATCATCTATGAAGCTCATCAATCCGCCGAAAATTGCCTTATTAAAAGGAGATGGAACCTCATCATTAAGCTATGGAGCCACTTGGTATTTCTTTGAGCAAACACTAGGATATCCAGCTACCTCAATTGATACTGGTAATTTAGGACGCATTAACCTAGAAGATTTTGACGTACTTGTAATGCCTAGCGGTTGGTACGGAAGCGTGCTGAATGATAGTACGCTAGATAAAGTAAAAGATTTTGTACGCGGTGGCGGAAAAGTAATCGCGATAGCGAATGCTGTAGGAAGTTTTGCTAAAAAATCTGGATTTAACTTAAAACGCAACAGCAATTCAAGTGACGAAGACGATACTTCGAGCGATGATAATCTCATTCCATATGCAGAACGCGAGAACGCAAGCACGACAAACTTTATAACAGGTTCTATCTTTAAAACCAAAGTAGATCCTACACATCCCATGGCTTTTGGGTACGATGACACCTATTACTCTTTAAAACTAGGAAGCAACTCTTATTCATATTTGGACAAAGGTTTTAACGTGTCTTACATTCCAGAAGAAGTGACCAACGTTGCAGGATTTGCAGGTGATAATGCAAAAGCAAAACTGAGCAAGTCTCTTATTTTTGGAGAAGAACGCATGGGACGTGGAAGTGTAATCTACATGGTAGATGACCCACTTTTTAGAGCTTTCTGGCATAATGGGAAGTTGTTTTTTGCCAATGCTATTTTCTTGACTAATAATGGGAAGTATAGGTTGTAA